Proteins encoded by one window of Acuticoccus sp. MNP-M23:
- a CDS encoding hydantoinase B/oxoprolinase family protein, translating into MSPLNPVTLAVLKGRLEQIVDEMDATLYRSAFNPTIAEAKDACHGIYHPETGDTLVQGSGGLPIFVGAMAFAVRAVIAKVEREGGLEPGDTFVFNDPYDAGTHLNDFRLVRPIFRDGALFCWMASVGHWLDIGGNVPGGYNPKATESFQEGVRIPPVKLIAGGKLNDDIIGILEANARVPMSNWGDLNAQLNALDLGEKRLNGLLDDYGTPTLTAAFDAFSDRAEALMRAAITAIPDGTYAFEDVLDNDGITDDMLTVALDATVAGDRMTLDFSRSSGPARGPINISRSTTIAACYVALKHIFTDVPANAGCLRPIDFIITDGSLLGAGPPKPVAGYTETILRLIGVVFGAVAQADPARALGGPFGTINALSLAGHRDDGSRWVMFSFFGGGLGGSPQSDGLNHANNPISTATIPPVEILEAAYPVLFSQWALRPDSAGAGTHRGGVGAIYEVEVLTDAEVSLLGERGKAAPFGVAGGTEAAKNRFSWASTAGEGTPPMVSKVTGVEVARGGRVRLETPGGGGWGNPLARDPDAVARDVALGFVSAETARETYGVALAGGAVDAAATATLRKGQNA; encoded by the coding sequence GTGAGCCCGCTCAACCCCGTCACGCTCGCGGTTCTCAAGGGGCGGCTGGAGCAGATCGTCGACGAGATGGACGCGACGCTCTACCGCTCCGCCTTCAACCCCACCATTGCCGAAGCCAAGGATGCCTGCCACGGCATCTACCACCCTGAGACCGGCGACACGCTGGTGCAGGGCTCCGGCGGCTTGCCGATCTTCGTCGGCGCCATGGCGTTTGCCGTGCGCGCCGTCATTGCCAAGGTCGAGCGGGAAGGCGGCCTCGAGCCCGGCGATACCTTCGTTTTCAACGACCCTTACGATGCCGGCACCCACCTCAACGACTTTCGGCTCGTGCGGCCGATCTTCCGCGATGGCGCCCTTTTCTGCTGGATGGCCTCGGTGGGGCACTGGCTCGATATCGGCGGCAACGTCCCCGGCGGCTACAACCCCAAGGCCACGGAGAGTTTTCAGGAAGGCGTGCGCATTCCGCCGGTCAAGCTGATTGCGGGCGGCAAGCTGAATGACGACATCATCGGCATTCTGGAGGCCAACGCCCGCGTTCCCATGTCCAACTGGGGCGACCTCAACGCCCAGCTCAACGCGCTGGACCTTGGCGAAAAGCGCCTGAACGGCCTTCTGGACGACTACGGAACGCCAACGCTGACCGCCGCCTTCGACGCGTTTTCCGACCGTGCCGAAGCGCTGATGCGCGCCGCCATCACCGCAATTCCGGACGGCACCTACGCGTTCGAGGATGTGCTCGACAATGACGGCATCACCGACGACATGCTCACCGTGGCGCTGGACGCGACGGTCGCAGGCGACCGGATGACGCTGGATTTCTCCCGCTCCTCCGGCCCTGCGCGCGGGCCGATCAACATTTCCCGCTCCACCACCATTGCGGCCTGCTACGTGGCGCTGAAGCACATCTTTACCGATGTGCCCGCCAACGCCGGTTGCCTTCGCCCCATTGATTTCATCATCACCGACGGCTCGCTTCTGGGCGCAGGGCCGCCCAAGCCGGTGGCAGGCTATACCGAAACGATCCTGCGGCTGATCGGCGTGGTGTTCGGCGCCGTCGCGCAGGCCGACCCCGCGCGTGCGCTGGGCGGTCCGTTCGGCACCATCAACGCGCTGTCCCTGGCCGGGCACCGGGACGATGGCTCCCGCTGGGTAATGTTCTCCTTCTTCGGCGGCGGCCTTGGCGGCAGCCCGCAGTCCGACGGGCTCAACCACGCCAACAACCCTATCTCCACCGCCACCATCCCGCCCGTGGAAATTCTGGAAGCCGCCTATCCGGTGTTGTTCTCCCAGTGGGCGCTGCGGCCGGATTCTGCGGGCGCCGGCACCCACCGCGGCGGCGTCGGCGCGATTTACGAGGTCGAGGTGCTGACGGACGCGGAAGTTTCGCTTCTGGGCGAGCGCGGCAAGGCGGCTCCCTTCGGCGTCGCGGGCGGCACCGAGGCTGCCAAGAACCGGTTCTCCTGGGCGAGTACCGCCGGTGAGGGCACGCCGCCGATGGTCTCGAAGGTCACCGGCGTCGAGGTTGCGCGCGGCGGCCGCGTCCGGCTCGAAACACCGGGCGGTGGCGGCTGGGGCAACCCCCTGGCGCGCGATCCGGACGCCGTGGCGCGCGACGTGGCGCTCGGCTTCGTCTCGGCCGAGACCGCGCGGGAGACTTACGGCGTCGCGCTTGCCGGCGGGGCGGTGGATGCGGCGGCGACGGCCACCTTGCGGAAAGGGCAGAACGCGTGA